One region of Zingiber officinale cultivar Zhangliang chromosome 7B, Zo_v1.1, whole genome shotgun sequence genomic DNA includes:
- the LOC122003515 gene encoding probable E3 ubiquitin-protein ligase RHA1A, translated as MIYCQKERQMNVMVDSCCASLVLLRFLKHAVSLLSLVTKWFLFPCYDAWWPNSSSPERDGKGTEARERHRAAARAVRTALGVATYGELVADQEAAGFCAVCLCRVGPRDRVRELRSCRHVFHRRCLDRWLDHDERLSCPLCRATLLDLRGASVQPPAPAQPSWAVERLLYLFGDDVLLADPHQS; from the coding sequence ATGATTTACTGTCAAAAAGAAAGACAAATGAACGTCATGGTGGATTCCTGCTGCGCTAGTCTTGTCCTGCTTCGATTCCTTAAGCATGCCGTCTCCTTATTATCTCTTGTAACGAAATGGTTCCTTTTCCCCTGCTACGACGCCTGGTGGCCTAATTCTTCTTCGCCGGAGAGGGACGGAAAAGGAACCGAGGCCAGGGAACGGCACCGCGCAGCCGCCCGGGCTGTGCGGACGGCCCTTGGGGTCGCCACCTACGGCGAACTGGTGGCCGATCAGGAAGCGGCGGGCTTTTGCGCCGTGTGCCTTTGCAGGGTGGGGCCCCGCGACCGCGTGCGCGAGCTGCGCAGCTGCCGGCACGTGTTCCACAGGCGGTGCCTCGACCGATGGCTCGACCACGACGAGCGCCTCAGCTGCCCGCTCTGCCGCGCGACGCTCCTCGACCTGCGAGGGGCGTCGGTTCAGCCGCCGGCGCCGGCGCAGCCCAGCTGGGCAGTCGAGCGCCTGCTATACCTATTCGGGGATGACGTCCTCCTCGCTGATCCTCATCAGTCATAG